In the Candidatus Rhodoblastus alkanivorans genome, one interval contains:
- a CDS encoding response regulator transcription factor, which produces MPTIALVDDDRNILTSVSIALEGEGYRVQTYNDGMAALEGLRNNPPDMAIFDIKMPRMDGMELLRRLRQKSDMPVIFLTSKDEEIDELFGLKMGADDFIRKPFSQRLLVERVKAILRRANPKEAAAQKETEAKILERGNLKMDPERHACTWKGEPVVLTVTEFLILQALATRPGVVKSRNALMDAAYDDQVYVDDRTIDSHIKRLRKKFKMVDDEFEMIETLYGVGYRFKE; this is translated from the coding sequence ATGCCGACCATCGCGCTTGTGGACGACGACCGCAACATCCTGACTTCGGTCTCCATCGCCCTGGAAGGCGAGGGCTATCGCGTTCAGACCTATAATGACGGCATGGCGGCGCTCGAAGGCTTGCGCAACAATCCGCCGGACATGGCGATCTTCGACATCAAGATGCCGCGCATGGACGGCATGGAGCTTCTGCGCCGCCTGCGCCAGAAATCTGACATGCCGGTGATCTTCCTCACCTCCAAGGACGAGGAGATCGACGAATTGTTCGGCCTCAAGATGGGCGCCGACGATTTCATCCGCAAACCTTTTTCGCAGCGCCTGCTGGTCGAACGGGTCAAGGCCATTCTGCGCCGCGCCAATCCCAAGGAGGCGGCGGCGCAGAAGGAGACCGAGGCGAAGATCCTGGAGCGTGGCAACCTGAAAATGGATCCCGAGCGTCACGCCTGCACCTGGAAGGGCGAGCCGGTGGTGCTGACCGTCACCGAATTCCTGATCCTTCAGGCGCTGGCGACGCGTCCTGGCGTGGTCAAAAGCCGCAACGCCTTGATGGACGCGGCCTATGACGACCAGGTCTATGTCGACGACCGCACCATCGACAGCCACATCAAAAGGCTGCGCAAGAAGTTCAAGATGGTGGACGATGAATTCGAGATGATCGAAACGCTCTATGGCGTCGGTTATCGTTTCAAGGAGTAA
- a CDS encoding HugZ family protein — MNASDDAPKAPFAPLAQNTFDGLALAKKLLRATPAAALATLARDTSYPFATLTSVATDSDGAPLLLLSELAHHTRNLRADPRASLLLAEGGKGDALAHPRLTVVGRLAPTADARARARFLRRHPKSALYADFADFSFWRLEPEAAHLNGGFARAADYPGADLLANISDAEALLAAEETLLDEINAWTREARGELARAAGEDAAFNWRAVALDPEGLDLAAPQLAARLAFAHRAAAPTAWREALAHTFPAAPETGRV, encoded by the coding sequence ATGAACGCTTCTGACGACGCGCCGAAGGCCCCCTTCGCCCCCCTCGCCCAGAACACCTTCGACGGCCTCGCGCTGGCCAAAAAGCTGTTGCGCGCGACGCCCGCCGCCGCCCTCGCGACTTTGGCGCGCGACACGTCCTATCCCTTCGCGACCCTGACCAGCGTCGCAACCGACAGCGACGGCGCGCCGCTCCTTCTCCTTTCGGAGCTCGCCCATCACACCAGAAATCTGCGCGCCGACCCGCGCGCCTCGCTGCTTCTGGCCGAAGGCGGCAAGGGCGACGCGCTCGCCCATCCGCGCCTGACCGTCGTCGGGCGCCTCGCGCCGACCGCCGACGCGCGGGCGCGGGCGCGCTTCCTGCGCCGCCATCCGAAATCGGCGCTTTACGCCGATTTCGCCGATTTTTCCTTCTGGCGGCTGGAGCCGGAGGCCGCCCATCTCAATGGCGGCTTTGCCCGCGCGGCCGATTATCCGGGCGCCGATCTGCTCGCAAATATCAGCGACGCCGAAGCCCTGCTCGCGGCGGAGGAGACGCTGCTCGACGAGATCAACGCCTGGACGCGCGAGGCGCGCGGCGAACTGGCGCGGGCCGCGGGCGAGGACGCCGCGTTCAACTGGCGAGCGGTCGCGCTCGACCCGGAAGGGCTCGACCTCGCCGCGCCGCAATTGGCCGCGCGGCTCGCTTTCGCCCATCGGGCGGCGGCGCCCACGGCCTGGAGGGAAGCGCTGGCGCACACGTTTCCGGCTGCGCCCGAGACCGGCCGCGTCTGA
- a CDS encoding phosphoenolpyruvate carboxykinase, translating into MAQTGIFNPEFPVESFGFKNLGEVYYNLTAPALYEHSLRRNESVLAAGGALVAETGAHTGRSAKDKFVVRDETTENNVWWENNGAITPAHFDALLADFIAHAEGKDLFVQDLYGGADPAHRIKTRVVTEYAWHSLFIRNLLIRPAAEETLANIAELTIVDLPSFRADPKRHGCRSETIIAVDFARKIVLIGGTSYAGEMKKSVFTYLNYVLPTEGVMPMHCSANVGDGHDTAIFFGLSGTGKTTLSADSSRTLIGDDEHGWSKEGVFNFEGGCYAKAIKLSREAEPEIYATTERFGTVMENVVLDPETRAPDFDDGSKTENTRVAYPLDFIPNASATGRAGHPKNIVLLTCDAFGVLPPIAKLDASQAMYHFLSGYTAKVAGTEKGVTEPSATFSTCFGAPFMPRHPSEYGNLLRELIAKHHVDCWLVNTGWTGGKYGTGRRMPIRVTRRLLAAALDGSLNKADFRTDPYFGLAVPASVPGVEPHILNPVKTWASKAEFAETAQKLVKLFRDNFVTFEPHVDAQVRDAAPAIQIAAE; encoded by the coding sequence ATGGCTCAAACGGGTATTTTTAATCCGGAATTTCCAGTCGAATCCTTCGGATTCAAAAACCTCGGGGAAGTTTATTACAACCTGACCGCGCCCGCGCTGTACGAGCATTCCCTGCGCCGCAATGAATCCGTGCTCGCCGCCGGCGGCGCCCTGGTCGCCGAAACCGGCGCCCATACCGGCCGCTCTGCCAAGGACAAATTCGTCGTCCGCGACGAGACCACCGAAAACAATGTGTGGTGGGAGAACAACGGGGCGATCACGCCGGCCCATTTCGACGCCCTGCTCGCGGACTTTATCGCGCATGCCGAAGGCAAGGACCTGTTCGTGCAGGACCTTTACGGCGGCGCCGACCCGGCGCATCGCATCAAGACCCGCGTCGTGACCGAATATGCCTGGCATTCGCTCTTCATCCGCAACCTGCTGATCCGGCCTGCCGCCGAGGAAACGCTCGCCAATATCGCCGAGCTGACCATCGTCGATCTCCCCTCGTTCCGCGCCGATCCCAAGCGCCACGGCTGCCGCAGCGAGACCATCATTGCCGTCGATTTCGCCAGGAAGATCGTGCTGATCGGCGGCACCTCCTATGCCGGCGAGATGAAGAAGTCGGTCTTCACCTATCTCAATTATGTCCTGCCGACCGAAGGCGTCATGCCGATGCATTGCTCGGCCAATGTCGGCGACGGCCATGACACGGCGATCTTCTTCGGCCTGTCCGGCACGGGCAAGACCACGCTTTCCGCCGATTCCAGCCGGACGCTCATCGGCGACGACGAGCATGGCTGGTCGAAGGAAGGCGTCTTCAATTTCGAGGGCGGCTGCTACGCCAAGGCGATCAAGCTGTCGCGCGAGGCGGAGCCCGAAATCTACGCCACCACCGAGCGTTTCGGCACGGTGATGGAAAATGTCGTGCTCGATCCGGAAACCCGCGCTCCGGATTTCGACGACGGCAGCAAGACCGAGAACACCCGCGTCGCCTATCCGCTGGACTTCATCCCCAACGCCTCGGCCACCGGGCGCGCCGGCCATCCGAAGAACATCGTGCTGCTGACCTGCGACGCCTTCGGCGTGCTGCCGCCGATCGCCAAGCTCGACGCCTCGCAGGCCATGTATCACTTCCTGTCCGGCTATACCGCCAAGGTCGCCGGCACGGAAAAGGGCGTGACCGAGCCCTCCGCCACCTTCTCGACCTGTTTCGGCGCGCCCTTCATGCCGCGCCATCCGTCGGAATATGGCAATCTGCTGCGCGAACTGATCGCCAAGCATCACGTCGATTGCTGGCTGGTAAACACCGGCTGGACCGGCGGCAAATATGGGACGGGCCGCCGCATGCCGATCCGCGTCACCCGCCGCCTGCTCGCCGCCGCGCTCGACGGCTCGCTGAACAAGGCCGATTTCCGCACCGATCCCTATTTCGGCCTCGCCGTGCCGGCTTCGGTGCCGGGCGTCGAGCCCCATATCCTCAATCCGGTCAAGACCTGGGCCTCCAAGGCGGAATTCGCCGAGACCGCGCAGAAGCTGGTGAAATTGTTCCGCGACAATTTCGTCACCTTCGAGCCGCATGTCGACGCCCAAGTCCGCGACGCGGCTCCGGCGATCCAGATCGCCGCCGAATAA